Proteins encoded together in one Monomorium pharaonis isolate MP-MQ-018 chromosome 8, ASM1337386v2, whole genome shotgun sequence window:
- the LOC105836994 gene encoding uncharacterized protein LOC105836994: MSSNRGWNCRCVLDELAKYNDVGLVSVSGHSRIKDNKTADLFTKEAAGTGCWNRDRQLGVFYLSRRRNKNWLRDQHLKYWRKETKIKCKQVRVLLGECLDKGLLRSIRSLSKTDTRHVTQLLTGLNYHLHKLDRSDTPDCRYSCVTKRRKLTSISFGIVHWSEQKYGSDILGSDILELDQMG, translated from the coding sequence ATGAGTTCTAATCGCGGCTGGAACTGCAGGTGTGTACTGGACGAGCTGGCAAAGTACAACGATGTTGGCCTGGTATCGGTCTCCGGACATTCAAGAATCAAGGACAACAAAACGGCCGATCTATTTACCAAGGAGGCGGCAGGAACAGGTTGCTGGAATCGGGACCGACAGTTGGGGGTCTTCTATCTAAGCAGGAGGAGGAACAAGAACTGGCTCCGGGACCAGCACCTGAAGTACTGGAGAAAGGAAACAAAGATCAAATGCAAACAAGTCAGAGTCCTGTTGGGGGAATGTCTCGATAAAGGCCTACTTAGAAGCATAAGATCTTTAAGCAAAACGGACACCAGGCACGTAACGCAGTTGCTGACGGGCCTTAATTACCATCTGCATAAGTTGGACCGTAGCGATACGCCCGATTGTAGATATAGTTGTGTGACAAAGAGGAGAAAACTAACCTCCATATCCTTCGGTATTGTCCACTGGTCGGAACAAAAATACGGATCAGATATTCTGGGATCAGATATTCTGGAACTAGATCAGATGGGATAG